A genomic stretch from Lathyrus oleraceus cultivar Zhongwan6 chromosome 2, CAAS_Psat_ZW6_1.0, whole genome shotgun sequence includes:
- the LOC127118221 gene encoding uncharacterized protein LOC127118221, whose product MKKLCPNLDHEYGLETVLEVPIPEEIFTNKSGNTWKNMKQWIKPNNESRSTRFEDPNTNIQLLLGVVGAPLIPFPITYDYKPIITHNIKGHNIEASMAKYIVKQYVAAVGGESVLNKVESMYAMGEVRIGTSEFVGGEGGVNSKKMVKKLKKVEVKEEMGGFVLWQKRPELWCLELVVSGYKISAGSDGKVGWRQTPWHHSHASRGPPRPLRRLLQGLDPNSIANLFNNSTCIGEKTANKEECFILKLETDSTSLQTRSSNNIEIIGHTVLGYFSQRTGLLVQLEDTHLIKLKSSETESIFWETNTESLIQDYRIVDGIQIAHCGKTWVTLSRFGEGPESHSRTRIKEAWKIEEVDFNVKGLCLDCFLAPSDLKRDEEKEVVSVSNGKLPYRIQSGSFKISGSKVADFSVVDSCLGENIQDV is encoded by the exons ATGAAGAAGCTTTGTCCCAACCTTGATCATGAATATGGGCTCGAAACCGTGTTGGAAGTTCCTATTCCAGAAGAGATTTTCACCAACAAGAGTGGAAACACATGGAAAAACATGAAGCAATGGATAAAACCAAACAATGAATCAAGATCAACACGTTTTGAAGATCCAAACACAAATATTCAACTATTGCTTGGTGTTGTTGGAGCTCCATTGATTCCTTTCCCTATCACCTATGATTACAAACCCATCATCACTCACAACATTAAAGGCCATAACATT GAGGCTTCAATGGCGAAATATATAGTGAAACAATACGTGGCTGCGGTGGGAGGAGAGAGTGTTTTGAATAAGGTTGAGAGTATGTATGCAATGGGGGAGGTGAGAATAGGGACATCGGAGTTTGTGGGAGGGGAAGGGGGTGTGAATAGCAAGAAGATGGTGAAGAAGTTGAAGAAAGTTGAGGTGAAAGAAGAAATGGGAGGGTTTGTTTTGTGGCAAAAGAGACCAGAGTTGTGGTGTTTGGAATTGGTTGTTTCTGGGTACAAAATTAGTGCAGGGAGTGATGGAAAAGTGGGTTGGAGGCAAACACCATGGCATCATTCTCATGCTTCTAGAGGCCCACCTAGACCCCTTAGACGTTTACTTCAG GGTCTTGATCCAAACTCCATAGCCAATCTTTTCAACAACTCAACATGCATAGGAGAGAAAACAGCAAACAAAGAAGAATGCTTCATTCTAAAACTCGAAACAGACTCAACTTCATTACAAACAAGAAGCAGTAACAACATAGAGATAATTGGCCACACAGTCTTAGGCTATTTCAGCCAAAGAACAGGACTTTTAGTTCAACTAGAAGACACACATTTGATCAAACTCAAATCCTCCGAAACCGAATCCATATTTTGGGAAACAAACACTGAATCTCTCATTCAAGATTATAGAATAGTGGATGGTATTCAAATAGCACATTGTGGGAAAACTTGGGTTACTTTGTCAAGGTTTGGTGAAGGACCTGAGAGTCATTCAAGGACAAGAATAAAAGAGGCTTGGAAAATTGAAGAAGTGGATTTTAATGTTAAAGGGTTGTGTTTGGATTGTTTTCTAGCGCCTAGTGATTTGAAGAGAGATGAAGAAAAAGAGGTTGTTTCTGTTAGTAATGGTAAATTACCATATAGGATTCAATCTGGTTCTTTTAAGATTAGTGGATCTAAAGTAGCTGATTTTAGTGTGGTTGATTCATGTCTTGGTGAAAACATTCAAGATGTGTAA